One window of Gloeocapsa sp. PCC 73106 genomic DNA carries:
- a CDS encoding PDDEXK nuclease domain-containing protein has protein sequence MYQREGKAISNFSQTLPMPQSDLAQQIIKDPYVFDFLTLATNYNERELESSLIEHITKFLLELGSGFAYLGRQVPIKVGEREFYLDLLFYHVRLHCYVVIELKTGEFEPEHAGKLNFYLKAVDELIKSEEDKPSIGLLSLFCQSPRIKIKRNSTIVG, from the coding sequence TTGTATCAAAGAGAGGGAAAAGCAATTAGTAATTTTTCTCAAACTTTACCAATGCCTCAATCTGATTTAGCCCAGCAGATAATTAAAGACCCTTATGTTTTTGATTTTTTAACACTTGCTACTAATTATAATGAACGTGAGTTAGAGTCTAGCCTAATTGAACATATTACTAAATTTTTATTGGAATTAGGCTCTGGCTTTGCTTATTTAGGAAGGCAAGTACCTATTAAAGTAGGGGAAAGAGAATTTTATTTAGACTTATTATTTTATCATGTTCGCCTACATTGTTATGTAGTCATAGAATTAAAAACAGGGGAATTTGAACCAGAACACGCAGGAAAGTTAAATTTTTATCTAAAAGCAGTTGATGAATTAATTAAAAGTGAAGAAGATAAACCAAGTATTGGATTATTATCCCTCTTTTGTCAGTCTCCGAGAATTAAAATTAAGAGGAACTCGACTATCGTTGGCTAG